The Pan paniscus chromosome 1, NHGRI_mPanPan1-v2.0_pri, whole genome shotgun sequence genome has a segment encoding these proteins:
- the KCNA2 gene encoding potassium voltage-gated channel subfamily A member 2 isoform X2, whose amino-acid sequence MTVATGDPADEAAALPGHPQDTYDPEADHECCERVVINISGLRFETQLKTLAQFPETLLGDPKKRMRYFDPLRNEYFFDRNRPSFDAILYYYQSGGRLRRPVNVPLDIFSEEIRFYELGEEAMEMFREDEGYIKEEERPLPENEFQRQVWLLFEYPESSGPARIIAIVSVMVILISIVSFCLETLPIFRDENEDMHGSGVTFHTYSNSTIGYQQSTSFTDPFFIVETLCIIWFSFEFLVRFFACPSKAGFFTNIMNIIDIVAIIPYFITLGTELAEKPEDAQQGQQAMSLAILRVIRLVVRKDLPDKVTLNRGLKDVKKEP is encoded by the coding sequence ATGACAGTGGCCACCGGAGACCCGGCAGACGAGGCTGCTGCCCTCCCTGGGCACCCACAGGACACCTATGACCCAGAGGCAGACCACGAGTGCTGTGAGAGGGTGGTGATCAACATCTCAGGGCTGCGGTTTGAGACCCAGCTAAAGACCTTAGCCCAGTTTCCAGAGACCCTCTTAGGGGACCCAAAGAAACGAATGAGGTACTTTGACCCCCTCCGAAATGAGTACTTTTTCGATCGGAACCGCCCTAGCTTTGATGCCATTTTGTACTACTACCAGTCAGGGGGCCGATTGAGGCGACCTGTGAATGTGCCCTTAGATATATTCTCTGAAGAAATTCGGTTTTATGAGCTGGGAGAAGAAGCGATGGAGATGTTTCGGGAAGATGAAGGCTACATCAAGGAGGAAGAGCGTCCTCTGCCTGAAAATGAGTTTCAGAGACAAGTGTGGCTTCTCTTTGAATACCCAGAGAGTTCAGGGCCTGCCAGGATTATAGCTATTGTGTCTGTCATGGTGATTCTGATCTCAATTGTCAGCTTCTGTCTGGAAACATTGCCCATCTTCCGGGATGAGAATGAAGACATGCATGGTAGTGGGGTGACCTTCCACACCTATTCCAACAGCACCATCGGGTACCAGCAGTCCACTTCCTTCACAGACCCTTTCTTCATTGTAGAGACACTCTGCATCATCTGGTTCTCCTTTGAATTCTTGGTGAGGTTCTTTGCCTGTCCCAGCAAAGCCGGCTTCTTCACCAACATCATGAACATCATTGACATTGTGGCCATCATCCCCTACTTCATCACCCTGGGGACAGAGTTGGCTGAGAAGCCAGAGGACGCTCAGCAAGGCCAGCAGGCCATGTCACTGGCCATCCTCCGTGTCATCCGGTTG
- the KCNA2 gene encoding potassium voltage-gated channel subfamily A member 2 isoform X1: MTVATGDPADEAAALPGHPQDTYDPEADHECCERVVINISGLRFETQLKTLAQFPETLLGDPKKRMRYFDPLRNEYFFDRNRPSFDAILYYYQSGGRLRRPVNVPLDIFSEEIRFYELGEEAMEMFREDEGYIKEEERPLPENEFQRQVWLLFEYPESSGPARIIAIVSVMVILISIVSFCLETLPIFRDENEDMHGSGVTFHTYSNSTIGYQQSTSFTDPFFIVETLCIIWFSFEFLVRFFACPSKAGFFTNIMNIIDIVAIIPYFITLGTELAEKPEDAQQGQQAMSLAILRVIRLVRVFRIFKLSRHSKGLQILGQTLKASMRELGLLIFFLFIGVILFSSAVYFAEADERESQFPSIPDAFWWAVVSMTTVGYGDMVPTTIGGKIVGSLCAIAGVLTIALPVPVIVSNFNYFYHRETEGEEQAQYLQVTSCPKIPSSPDLKKSRSASTISKSDYMEIQEGVNNSNEDFREENLKTANCTLANTNYVNITKMLTDV; encoded by the coding sequence ATGACAGTGGCCACCGGAGACCCGGCAGACGAGGCTGCTGCCCTCCCTGGGCACCCACAGGACACCTATGACCCAGAGGCAGACCACGAGTGCTGTGAGAGGGTGGTGATCAACATCTCAGGGCTGCGGTTTGAGACCCAGCTAAAGACCTTAGCCCAGTTTCCAGAGACCCTCTTAGGGGACCCAAAGAAACGAATGAGGTACTTTGACCCCCTCCGAAATGAGTACTTTTTCGATCGGAACCGCCCTAGCTTTGATGCCATTTTGTACTACTACCAGTCAGGGGGCCGATTGAGGCGACCTGTGAATGTGCCCTTAGATATATTCTCTGAAGAAATTCGGTTTTATGAGCTGGGAGAAGAAGCGATGGAGATGTTTCGGGAAGATGAAGGCTACATCAAGGAGGAAGAGCGTCCTCTGCCTGAAAATGAGTTTCAGAGACAAGTGTGGCTTCTCTTTGAATACCCAGAGAGTTCAGGGCCTGCCAGGATTATAGCTATTGTGTCTGTCATGGTGATTCTGATCTCAATTGTCAGCTTCTGTCTGGAAACATTGCCCATCTTCCGGGATGAGAATGAAGACATGCATGGTAGTGGGGTGACCTTCCACACCTATTCCAACAGCACCATCGGGTACCAGCAGTCCACTTCCTTCACAGACCCTTTCTTCATTGTAGAGACACTCTGCATCATCTGGTTCTCCTTTGAATTCTTGGTGAGGTTCTTTGCCTGTCCCAGCAAAGCCGGCTTCTTCACCAACATCATGAACATCATTGACATTGTGGCCATCATCCCCTACTTCATCACCCTGGGGACAGAGTTGGCTGAGAAGCCAGAGGACGCTCAGCAAGGCCAGCAGGCCATGTCACTGGCCATCCTCCGTGTCATCCGGTTGGTaagagtctttaggattttcaagTTGTCCAGACACTCCAAAGGTCTCCAGATTCTAGGTCAGACCCTCAAAGCCAGCATGAGAGAATTGGGCCTCCTGATATTCTTTCTCTTCATAGGGGTCATCCTTTTCTCTAGTGCTGTGTATTTTGCAGAGGCCGATGAGCGAGAGTCCCAGTTCCCCAGCATCCCAGATGCCTTCTGGTGGGCAGTCGTCTCCATGACAACTGTAGGCTATGGAGACATGGTTCCGACTACCATTGGGGGAAAGATAGTGGGTTCCCTATGTGCGATTGCAGGTGTGTTAACTATTGCCTTACCGGTCCCTGTCATTGTGTCCAATTTCAACTACTTCTACCAccgggagacagagggagaggaaCAGGCCCAATACTTGCAAGTGACAAGCTGTCCAAAGATCCCATCCTCCCCTGACCTAAAGAAAAGTAGAAGTGCCTCTACCATTAGTAAGTCTGATTACATGGAGATCCAGGAGGGGGTAAATAACAGTAATGAGGACTTTAGAGAGGAAAACTTGAAAACAGCCAACTGTACCTTGGCTAACACAAACTATGTGAATATTACCAAAATGTTAACTGATGTCTGA
- the KCNA2 gene encoding potassium voltage-gated channel subfamily A member 2 isoform X3, protein MTVATGDPADEAAALPGHPQDTYDPEADHECCERVVINISGLRFETQLKTLAQFPETLLGDPKKRMRYFDPLRNEYFFDRNRPSFDAILYYYQSGGRLRRPVNVPLDIFSEEIRFYELGEEAMEMFREDEGYIKEEERPLPENEFQRQVWLLFEYPESSGPARIIAIVSVMVILISIVSFCLETLPIFRDENEDMHGSGVTFHTYSNSTIGYQQSTSFTDPFFIVETLCIIWFSFEFLVRFFACPSKAGFFTNIMNIIDIVAIIPYFITLGTELAEKPEDAQQGQQAMSLAILRVIRWSEKISLIKSP, encoded by the coding sequence ATGACAGTGGCCACCGGAGACCCGGCAGACGAGGCTGCTGCCCTCCCTGGGCACCCACAGGACACCTATGACCCAGAGGCAGACCACGAGTGCTGTGAGAGGGTGGTGATCAACATCTCAGGGCTGCGGTTTGAGACCCAGCTAAAGACCTTAGCCCAGTTTCCAGAGACCCTCTTAGGGGACCCAAAGAAACGAATGAGGTACTTTGACCCCCTCCGAAATGAGTACTTTTTCGATCGGAACCGCCCTAGCTTTGATGCCATTTTGTACTACTACCAGTCAGGGGGCCGATTGAGGCGACCTGTGAATGTGCCCTTAGATATATTCTCTGAAGAAATTCGGTTTTATGAGCTGGGAGAAGAAGCGATGGAGATGTTTCGGGAAGATGAAGGCTACATCAAGGAGGAAGAGCGTCCTCTGCCTGAAAATGAGTTTCAGAGACAAGTGTGGCTTCTCTTTGAATACCCAGAGAGTTCAGGGCCTGCCAGGATTATAGCTATTGTGTCTGTCATGGTGATTCTGATCTCAATTGTCAGCTTCTGTCTGGAAACATTGCCCATCTTCCGGGATGAGAATGAAGACATGCATGGTAGTGGGGTGACCTTCCACACCTATTCCAACAGCACCATCGGGTACCAGCAGTCCACTTCCTTCACAGACCCTTTCTTCATTGTAGAGACACTCTGCATCATCTGGTTCTCCTTTGAATTCTTGGTGAGGTTCTTTGCCTGTCCCAGCAAAGCCGGCTTCTTCACCAACATCATGAACATCATTGACATTGTGGCCATCATCCCCTACTTCATCACCCTGGGGACAGAGTTGGCTGAGAAGCCAGAGGACGCTCAGCAAGGCCAGCAGGCCATGTCACTGGCCATCCTCCGTGTCATCCG